One window of Halopseudomonas maritima genomic DNA carries:
- the urtD gene encoding urea ABC transporter ATP-binding protein UrtD: protein MNPLEQLRETWRRDQVFDFVQPAPDFSAKVDTSHGPILYVEDVSVSFDGFKALNNLNLYIDDGELRCIIGPNGAGKTTMMDVITGKTRPDTGSVWFGQRMNLLKLSEHEIARGGIGRKFQKPTIFEALSVFENLELATASNKHVWYTLNKNLTGEQLDRIDEVLKLIGLKEQFRMEAGALSHGQKQWLEIGMLLMQNPRVLLVDEPVAGMTGEEVEHTAELLTSLAGRHSVIVVEHDMAFVRSIARKVTVLHQGSVLAEGSMDQVQNDPRVVEVYLGE, encoded by the coding sequence ATGAACCCGCTTGAACAACTGCGCGAAACCTGGCGCCGCGATCAGGTCTTCGATTTCGTCCAGCCCGCGCCGGACTTCTCCGCGAAGGTCGACACCAGCCACGGCCCGATCCTCTACGTGGAAGACGTCAGTGTCAGCTTTGACGGCTTCAAGGCACTGAACAACCTGAACCTGTACATCGATGACGGCGAGCTGCGCTGCATCATCGGCCCCAACGGCGCCGGCAAGACCACCATGATGGACGTGATCACCGGCAAGACCCGCCCGGACACCGGCAGCGTCTGGTTCGGCCAACGCATGAACCTGCTCAAGCTGTCCGAGCACGAGATTGCCCGCGGCGGCATCGGTCGCAAGTTTCAGAAACCGACCATCTTCGAAGCACTCTCGGTGTTCGAGAACCTGGAACTGGCCACCGCCTCCAACAAACACGTCTGGTACACGCTGAACAAGAACCTGACCGGCGAACAGCTCGACCGCATCGACGAGGTGCTCAAGCTGATCGGCCTGAAAGAGCAATTCCGCATGGAGGCCGGTGCCCTGTCGCACGGCCAGAAGCAGTGGCTGGAGATCGGCATGTTGCTGATGCAGAACCCGCGCGTGCTGCTGGTCGACGAGCCGGTGGCCGGCATGACGGGTGAAGAGGTGGAACACACCGCCGAGCTACTGACCTCGCTGGCCGGCCGTCACTCGGTCATCGTGGTCGAGCACGACATGGCGTTTGTGCGTTCCATCGCCCGCAAGGTCACCGTACTGCACCAGGGCTCGGTGCTGGCCGAAGGCAGCATGGATCAGGTGCAGAATGACCCGCGTGTGGTCGAAGTCTATTTGGGGGAATGA
- the urtE gene encoding urea ABC transporter ATP-binding subunit UrtE: protein MLSIQGINQFYSQSHILWDLDLELKEGSCSCLLGRNGVGKTTLLKCITGLLPVKSGQISLMGRDITKLSTENRARSGIGYVPQGREIFPLLTVEENLKISLGARPDRARQIPAHIYELFPVLKEMKHRRGGDLSGGQQQQLAIGRALVLDPKLLILDEPTEGIQPNIVRDISDVIRKLNTELGLTVLLVEQKLPFARRAAESFFIMERGRMVANGPMDDLNDDLIQRYLTV from the coding sequence ATGCTCAGCATTCAAGGTATCAACCAGTTCTACAGCCAGAGCCACATCCTCTGGGATCTCGACCTGGAGCTGAAAGAAGGCAGCTGCAGCTGCCTGCTCGGCCGCAACGGCGTGGGCAAGACCACCCTGCTCAAATGCATCACCGGCCTGCTGCCGGTAAAAAGCGGGCAGATCAGCCTAATGGGCCGCGACATCACCAAGCTATCGACCGAAAACCGCGCCCGCTCCGGGATCGGCTACGTGCCGCAGGGCCGCGAGATCTTTCCGCTGCTGACGGTGGAAGAAAACCTGAAAATCTCCCTCGGCGCCCGCCCCGACCGCGCCCGGCAGATTCCCGCGCACATTTACGAGCTGTTCCCGGTGCTCAAGGAAATGAAACACCGCCGCGGCGGCGACCTGTCCGGTGGCCAACAGCAGCAACTGGCGATTGGCCGGGCGCTGGTGCTCGACCCCAAGCTGCTGATTCTTGATGAGCCGACCGAGGGCATTCAGCCCAACATCGTGCGCGACATCAGCGACGTCATCCGCAAGCTCAACACCGAGCTGGGGCTGACCGTGCTGCTGGTCGAGCAGAAGCTGCCGTTCGCCCGCCGGGCCGCGGAAAGCTTTTTCATCATGGAACGCGGGCGCATGGTCGCCAACGGCCCGATGGATGATCTGAATGACGATCTGATCCAGCGCTATCTGACCGTCTGA
- a CDS encoding TAXI family TRAP transporter solute-binding subunit — protein sequence MNTLRSLAIASLSATTLLSSSLAFAQDRDGWPSSFTVGTASQGGTYFAYGSGWANFIAEQTGVSGGAEVTGGPVQNMALVHTGDLAFGFTTMGPARDAIGGKSPLAPGMPLDNTCAMFPMFETPFSMAALGSSGVQSISEIPAGTRIGFGPSGSTSDSYFPRMMETLGVQFEPRNGSWADLGGQMQDGLLDMIGFAAGIPVPTISQLEVQTAVNVISFTQEEADKLVANFPVSEFTIPAGTYGSAKEDVRAVAMWNFAVANCDLPESFIYEVTRLTMENNPRMVSIHQSAVTSIPENRDKNTFIPWHPGAARWFAENGYELDPALVK from the coding sequence ATGAACACATTGCGCTCCCTGGCGATTGCCAGCCTGTCTGCCACCACCCTGCTCTCCAGCTCCCTGGCTTTCGCCCAGGATCGCGACGGCTGGCCCTCCAGCTTTACCGTCGGCACTGCCAGCCAGGGCGGCACCTACTTCGCCTACGGGTCTGGCTGGGCCAACTTTATCGCCGAGCAAACCGGTGTTTCCGGTGGCGCAGAGGTGACTGGCGGCCCGGTGCAAAACATGGCGCTGGTCCACACCGGTGACCTGGCTTTCGGTTTTACCACCATGGGCCCGGCCCGTGACGCCATCGGAGGCAAGAGCCCACTGGCCCCGGGCATGCCGCTGGACAACACCTGCGCCATGTTCCCGATGTTCGAAACGCCCTTCTCCATGGCCGCCCTGGGCAGCTCCGGTGTGCAAAGCATCAGCGAGATTCCGGCAGGCACGCGCATCGGCTTTGGCCCATCCGGTTCCACCTCCGACAGCTACTTCCCACGCATGATGGAAACCCTGGGCGTCCAGTTCGAGCCGCGTAACGGCAGTTGGGCAGACCTCGGCGGCCAGATGCAGGACGGCCTGCTGGACATGATCGGCTTTGCCGCCGGCATCCCGGTGCCGACCATCAGCCAGCTGGAAGTGCAGACTGCGGTCAACGTGATCTCCTTCACCCAGGAGGAAGCCGACAAGCTGGTCGCCAACTTCCCGGTCTCCGAATTCACCATCCCGGCCGGCACCTACGGCTCAGCCAAGGAAGATGTGCGCGCCGTGGCCATGTGGAACTTCGCCGTGGCCAACTGCGACCTGCCGGAGAGCTTCATCTATGAAGTCACCCGTCTGACCATGGAAAACAACCCGCGCATGGTGTCCATCCACCAGTCGGCGGTAACCAGCATTCCGGAAAACCGCGACAAGAACACCTTCATTCCGTGGCACCCGGGTGCGGCGCGCTGGTTTGCTGAAAACGGCTACGAGCTGGACCCGGCACTGGTCAAGTAA
- a CDS encoding TRAP transporter permease: MVEGVDDEPVEGNRRLYQGWRMHGMAVLAILYSAFHLYVLNVSPMETWSYRIVHVCGALILGYLLFSGRGFADAPTRSQRWVNVAAITALLPAGYALWQTVSMYLLLKGGAMRVPVEIETLHYGWPLLAATGVGIVLSWLQRQQRSGFNLPDLVLIVCSLASAGYFLVIFNSPLRMSTGTPFAPIGMSFAAVAGTALIMEMTRRVAGLALVVIALLFVAYVFAGPHLPSFLGYPGLSIQRFFSQVYTDIGVLGPTTAVSSTYIILFIIFAAFLQASKVGDYFVNFAFACAGRSRGGPAKVSIFASGLMGMINGTSAGNVVSTGSLTIPLMKKVGYSKKTAGAVEAAASTGGQIMPPIMGAGAFIMAEITGIPYTEIAIAAVIPAILYFASVYFMVDLEAAKTGMRGMRKEELPQLKALLRQVYLFVPILILVVALFLGYSVIRAGTLATVAAAVVSWLSPNKMGLRGMLKALELAGIMSIQIIVVCACAGVIVGVIALTGVGARFSSMLLGLADASQLLALVFAMLISIVLGMGMPTTAAYAVAASVVAPGLIQLGIDPLTAHFFVFYFAVVSAITPPVALASFAAAGISGANPMQTSVASFKIGLAAFIVPFMFFYNGALLMNDSIPAIIQALITASAGVYLLSAGVQGWFMNLRTNWLVRGLLIIAAFLMIEGGGLTDLVGIATAVLAAGLQKKLGGRQRVSVA; encoded by the coding sequence ATGGTAGAAGGCGTGGACGACGAACCCGTTGAAGGCAACCGCCGCCTGTATCAGGGCTGGCGCATGCACGGCATGGCCGTGCTGGCCATCCTCTACTCGGCATTTCACCTTTACGTGCTGAATGTGTCCCCCATGGAGACCTGGAGCTACCGCATCGTGCACGTCTGTGGCGCGCTGATTCTGGGCTACCTGCTGTTTTCCGGTCGTGGCTTTGCCGACGCGCCGACCCGCTCACAGCGCTGGGTCAACGTCGCGGCCATCACCGCCCTGCTGCCGGCGGGCTACGCCCTGTGGCAGACCGTCTCGATGTACCTGCTGCTCAAAGGCGGCGCCATGCGCGTGCCAGTCGAGATCGAAACCCTGCACTACGGCTGGCCGCTGCTGGCCGCCACCGGCGTGGGTATCGTGTTGAGCTGGCTGCAACGCCAACAGCGCAGCGGTTTTAACCTGCCCGATCTAGTGCTGATTGTCTGCTCGCTGGCCAGCGCCGGTTACTTCCTGGTGATCTTCAACTCTCCGCTGCGCATGAGCACCGGCACCCCGTTTGCGCCGATCGGCATGAGCTTCGCTGCTGTTGCCGGCACCGCGCTGATCATGGAAATGACCCGCCGCGTCGCGGGTCTGGCGCTGGTGGTGATTGCCCTGCTGTTCGTCGCCTACGTATTCGCCGGCCCGCACCTGCCGAGCTTTCTGGGCTATCCGGGCCTGAGCATTCAGCGCTTCTTCAGTCAGGTCTACACCGATATCGGCGTCCTGGGCCCGACCACCGCTGTATCGTCGACCTACATCATTCTGTTCATCATCTTCGCTGCCTTCCTGCAGGCGTCGAAGGTGGGTGACTACTTCGTCAACTTCGCCTTTGCCTGCGCCGGTCGTTCACGCGGCGGCCCGGCCAAAGTGTCCATTTTTGCCTCCGGCCTGATGGGCATGATCAACGGCACCAGCGCCGGCAACGTGGTGTCCACCGGCTCGCTGACCATCCCGCTGATGAAGAAAGTCGGCTACAGCAAAAAGACCGCCGGCGCGGTTGAAGCGGCTGCCTCCACCGGTGGCCAGATCATGCCGCCGATCATGGGCGCAGGCGCCTTCATCATGGCCGAGATCACCGGCATCCCCTATACCGAGATCGCCATTGCGGCGGTTATCCCGGCGATTCTGTACTTCGCCTCGGTGTACTTCATGGTTGACCTGGAAGCCGCCAAGACCGGCATGCGCGGCATGCGCAAGGAGGAGCTGCCGCAGCTCAAGGCGCTGCTGCGTCAGGTGTATCTGTTTGTGCCGATTCTGATCCTGGTGGTGGCGCTGTTCCTCGGTTACTCGGTGATCCGTGCCGGCACCCTGGCTACCGTTGCCGCCGCTGTCGTCAGCTGGCTGTCGCCCAACAAGATGGGCCTGCGCGGCATGCTCAAGGCGCTGGAGCTGGCCGGCATCATGTCGATCCAGATCATCGTGGTCTGTGCCTGTGCCGGTGTGATCGTGGGCGTGATTGCGCTGACCGGTGTCGGCGCGCGCTTCTCCTCCATGCTGCTGGGTCTGGCAGACGCCAGCCAACTGCTGGCACTGGTGTTCGCCATGCTGATCTCGATCGTTCTGGGCATGGGCATGCCGACCACCGCCGCCTACGCTGTCGCCGCCTCGGTCGTGGCCCCCGGACTGATTCAGCTCGGCATCGATCCGCTGACTGCGCACTTCTTCGTGTTCTACTTTGCAGTGGTCTCGGCTATCACCCCGCCGGTCGCACTGGCTTCGTTCGCGGCGGCCGGTATCTCGGGGGCTAACCCGATGCAGACCTCGGTTGCCTCGTTCAAGATCGGTCTGGCTGCGTTTATCGTGCCGTTCATGTTCTTCTACAACGGCGCGCTGCTGATGAACGACAGCATCCCGGCCATTATCCAGGCGCTGATCACCGCCAGCGCGGGCGTCTACCTGCTGTCGGCCGGCGTGCAAGGCTGGTTCATGAACCTGCGCACCAACTGGCTGGTACGCGGCCTGCTGATCATCGCCGCCTTCCTGATGATCGAGGGGGGCGGGCTGACCGACCTGGTGGGCATCGCCACCGCCGTGCTGGCGGCCGGCCTGCAGAAGAAGCTCGGCGGCCGCCAACGGGTCTCGGTAGCCTGA